The sequence aaccatgatttttccttcaccaaacttgactgatttctctaagaatcttgggtccatgctggttccagtaggtctgtagtatttgtgatgattgggatgcagctcaacagatgattcataagaaaaatcgaccttctgccacttttccaaatgatcaactagaagtcaagttattattcgtagctcttacaactgggatccatgacaagacttttgtcaggtagtgtatatatatatatttatgtcacTTAAACAAAAAACGaaatataaaaacacttaaaaacataaaacatcataaaaaaagGAAGTAAAATGATGTAAAAACACTCATGTTTTTCAATGttcaatgtaataaaatataaaatatctgcaaatgtgcaaaaataaaacaagataaagCTTAAATCATATCCATCTTAGTTTCATctatgaattaatatatataaattaaaaaaaagttaagttaaacaggtttaaaacaacatgagCGCGAGTAAATGACAGATTTCTCCTTGTCTGGTGAACTATcctcctcgtgtgtgtgtgttttggcttctgtgtgtgtgtgtctaaagcACGCAGCTGTCAGTGCAGTCAGTGGTGCTGTCGTCGGTGGATCTCTTCCTGAGCTCTCGGCCAGATTTGTGTTGGTGTTTGTGTTGCGGGACGTCCTGCTGCTGCTCTTCCTCCAGCCGCTGCACCTGCAGATACGCCCGCACGCGGTGGTGACGCAGCTTACTGTCGCTAAAGTCGATGACGCGGCATTCGTACGTGCCCTCGTCCGACGGCTTCACGCTGGACAGACGCAGCTTGTGGGAAATGTTGCTTCCGGCCACTTTCACCACCTGTGGAAAAACCGAAAAAACCTCCGTCAGGGCGTTAAATCACGAATCAGCTGCAACAACACGCTGATTCAGAATGAACGCCAGCTGATTTGGGATGAACAGTGGGTTAAAAAGATGTATAGGGTTTCAGAATATATGACCAAGAGCTGCTTTTGAGGACATTTAAGCAACACTGGCTTATTGGATGTATTTAGTAGATTTTCTGCAACCAGAAAAACACTCTTAAACATTTGATTGCTATTTTTTCAAGATGAAATTAATAATGGGGGACAGCATGACAGCAACGATTGTCATATTATTGACGACAACTGGGacatattatttatgaataaaggattattttcatgcgGTTCTTTGCACAACCCCGAATAAATATCTCAAAACAAATTGAATATGTTTGCATCACCTGTCCATTTCCATTTGGAACACTTTTCTGGCATAGCCAATTTGCTCAGTAGCTTTGTGTTATGCTTGTGATGCAAAGATCTCGTGTTCAAGTCCGGTAATGCACTGTTCCACAAACGaggtaaaagcaatgtaaaatcaaggtcaAACTATGGTCACAGTGGACTTTTCTTGtatatttgcttttgaaaacactattggttgggtttggatCAGCGATTCAGCTGATCTGTATGATAAGTGCCGCTTTCTCCTGGATGTGTACAAGAAAAACATGTATCTACAACATACTACATC comes from Danio aesculapii chromosome 23, fDanAes4.1, whole genome shotgun sequence and encodes:
- the LOC130217325 gene encoding V-set and transmembrane domain-containing protein 2-like protein; its protein translation is MTAQSGQDVEMACSFRGAGSPSYSLEIQWWYIRNHREWTDQQTWSTNQVMPQNEMSKDATKISVVKVAGSNISHKLRLSSVKPSDEGTYECRVIDFSDSKLRHHRVRAYLQVQRLEEEQQQDVPQHKHQHKSGRELRKRSTDDSTTDCTDSCVL